TAAAATGTAAAATGTAAAATGTAAAATGTAAAATGTAAAATGTAAAATGTAAAATGTAAAATGTAAAATGTGTTTCAGATAATCAACTATGGCAGCAGAAGAATCATTACTACTTTTTACGTGAATACTTTATACATTGTACAAACCAATTATTCAGCAAATTTCAGGAAAAGCTTAATTAATTCAGATTGTTCACCTTTTGGAAGAATAAAATGAAAATCCCTTTCGATACTAAAGTTTTTAATGTCAATAACCGTAAGGATGTTGTTTTTCAATTCGTTCAAAATGGTACTTATAGAAAGAAAAGCCATGCAATCCGAATGAAGAAGGTAGTTTTTAATACTTTCACTGCTTCCCAGCTGAATAACGGTATTCAATTCATTGATATTGATTTCCTTTTCCTTTAAACGGTTTTGGATAAACTCCAGCGTTCCTGAGCCCTGTTCACGGAAAATAAGATCCAGTTGGTACAGATCTTTTAAGTTTAAGGTTTTATTCGCCAGAAGATGATCCGATTTTGCAGCCAGTACAATTTCATCAGGTTTAAAGGTTTTATATTCAAAATAAGAAGACTGTGATTCTCCTTCAATAATACCCAGATCAATCTTTTCTTCTTTTAAAAGGGAGGAAATTGCTTCTGTATTTCCGGTAAGAAGCTCTATTTTGATGTCTTTGTAATACGCATTGAATTTCGCCAGAATTTCAGGTAAAATGTATTGAGCAACGGTTGTGCTGGCTCCAATAATAAGTTTTCCTTTATGCTGTTGATTAATCTGATTGATTTCAAATTCCAGATCACGGTAA
This genomic interval from Chryseobacterium joostei contains the following:
- a CDS encoding LysR family transcriptional regulator, which encodes MFDYRLKVFHTVASRLSFTKASEELHISQPAVTKHIKEIEVQLETKLFDRKGTSIQLTQSGKILYEYAEKIRNIYRDLEFEINQINQQHKGKLIIGASTTVAQYILPEILAKFNAYYKDIKIELLTGNTEAISSLLKEEKIDLGIIEGESQSSYFEYKTFKPDEIVLAAKSDHLLANKTLNLKDLYQLDLIFREQGSGTLEFIQNRLKEKEININELNTVIQLGSSESIKNYLLHSDCMAFLSISTILNELKNNILTVIDIKNFSIERDFHFILPKGEQSELIKLFLKFAE